The following coding sequences are from one Clostridioides difficile ATCC 9689 = DSM 1296 window:
- a CDS encoding CheR family methyltransferase, with the protein MIKLTDEEFIVLVNHVKKEYGIDLSKKRALIEGRLYNTMIEKKLSSFSQYMNLLFKDKTGNEAINLINRLSTNHTFFMREPQHFEFIQNSILPFWEENNKIRNINIWSAGCSSGEEAYSIAMTLDDYFGYNKELWNIKIIATDISTNSLEKAKRGIYIESNVNNVPELWKKKYFIDNKDGTFKICDKIRKSVIFKPFNLMNDFSYQHFDLIFCRNVMIYFDLKTREELINKFYNATKKDSFLFVGHAEVINRSSTKYKYVKPAIYKR; encoded by the coding sequence ATGATAAAACTCACAGATGAAGAATTTATAGTTCTTGTAAACCATGTAAAAAAAGAATATGGTATTGATTTAAGTAAAAAAAGAGCGTTAATTGAAGGTCGCTTATACAATACAATGATAGAGAAAAAACTTAGTTCTTTTAGTCAATATATGAATCTATTATTTAAAGATAAGACAGGAAATGAAGCTATAAACCTAATAAATAGATTGAGTACTAACCACACATTTTTTATGAGAGAACCTCAACATTTTGAGTTTATACAGAATAGTATACTTCCTTTTTGGGAAGAAAATAATAAAATAAGAAACATAAATATATGGAGTGCAGGATGTTCTAGTGGAGAAGAAGCGTATTCAATAGCTATGACTTTGGATGATTATTTTGGATATAATAAAGAGTTGTGGAACATTAAAATCATAGCCACAGATATTTCAACTAACTCACTTGAAAAAGCTAAAAGAGGTATATACATAGAATCAAATGTTAACAATGTTCCTGAGTTATGGAAGAAGAAGTATTTTATAGACAACAAGGATGGTACATTTAAAATTTGTGATAAGATTAGAAAAAGTGTAATTTTTAAGCCGTTTAATTTAATGAATGATTTCTCATATCAACATTTTGATTTGATTTTTTGTAGAAATGTTATGATTTATTTTGATTTAAAAACAAGAGAAGAACTTATAAATAAATTTTATAATGCTACCAAAAAAGATAGTTTTTTGTTTGTAGGACATGCAGAAGTAATCAACAGAAGTAGTACTAAATACAAATATGTAAAACCTGCTATATATAAACGATAA
- a CDS encoding CheB methylesterase domain-containing protein: protein MERFNNMVIAIGASVGGTEAILEIIKDLPKSTPGIVVVQHMPAMFTYMYAQRLDKQCIMNVREAKNNDRVEQGNVLIAPGGYQMKLCTDKQGYYVTCEKGERISGHCPSVDVLFDSVAEVAGKNSIGIILTGMGYDGASGLLKMKENGSFTIGQDENSCIVYGMPMVAFDRGSVMLQLPLGEISNCLIRHINILKQKD from the coding sequence GTGGAACGTTTTAATAATATGGTTATTGCTATAGGCGCATCTGTAGGTGGTACAGAGGCAATACTTGAAATTATAAAAGACCTACCAAAATCAACACCAGGGATTGTTGTAGTTCAACATATGCCAGCTATGTTTACTTATATGTATGCACAACGGCTTGACAAACAGTGTATTATGAATGTAAGAGAAGCTAAGAATAATGATAGAGTAGAACAAGGAAATGTGTTAATTGCACCTGGGGGTTACCAGATGAAATTGTGTACGGATAAACAAGGATATTATGTAACTTGTGAAAAAGGAGAAAGAATAAGTGGTCACTGTCCATCAGTAGACGTTTTGTTTGATTCAGTAGCAGAAGTAGCAGGTAAAAATTCAATAGGAATAATACTTACAGGTATGGGTTATGATGGAGCAAGTGGACTTTTAAAAATGAAAGAAAATGGTTCATTTACAATTGGACAGGATGAAAATTCTTGTATAGTATATGGAATGCCAATGGTAGCTTTTGATAGAGGTTCTGTTATGTTACAATTACCTCTTGGTGAAATTTCAAACTGTTTGATAAGACATATTAATATTTTAAAACAAAAAGATTAA
- a CDS encoding DUF3298 and DUF4163 domain-containing protein, whose protein sequence is MKFFKVDTKAKVLRYVFVLTLTIMAVLAIKHDYKYNNLRKDASINLNSNKEAVTVMSNQSLPKGNTNSKQTLSVSTIGSKTIVKNDEYLESTINMPVITNSNKIVERSTNDKIKNDIFEFYNKSYKEAKQYLKDNPDEKNKFVANVDFELKKNTDSALSIKVRYYTYSGGAHGFYQDIAYNVDMRTGKFLELMDLFKDNTKYKEVIDEEIKRQIAELEKKDEENIGIYNFKGIKENQNFYLQDENLVVYFDLYDITPYAAGIPEFSINKALISSMLKPEYVDLFDLK, encoded by the coding sequence ATGAAATTTTTTAAAGTCGATACAAAAGCTAAAGTTTTAAGATATGTATTTGTTTTAACATTGACTATAATGGCTGTTTTGGCAATTAAACATGACTATAAATATAATAATTTAAGGAAAGATGCTTCAATTAATTTAAATAGTAATAAGGAAGCAGTGACTGTTATGAGTAACCAGTCATTACCAAAGGGTAATACAAATAGTAAACAAACTTTATCAGTAAGTACAATAGGAAGTAAAACAATAGTGAAAAATGATGAGTATTTAGAAAGTACTATAAACATGCCTGTAATAACAAATTCAAATAAAATTGTTGAAAGGTCTACAAATGATAAGATAAAAAATGACATATTTGAATTTTATAATAAATCATATAAAGAAGCAAAGCAGTATCTTAAGGATAATCCTGACGAGAAAAATAAGTTTGTTGCAAATGTAGACTTTGAACTTAAAAAGAATACTGATTCTGCTCTTAGTATAAAAGTGAGATATTACACTTATAGTGGTGGAGCACATGGATTTTATCAAGATATAGCATATAATGTGGATATGAGAACTGGAAAATTTTTAGAATTAATGGACTTGTTTAAGGATAATACTAAATATAAAGAAGTTATAGATGAAGAAATTAAAAGACAAATAGCTGAACTTGAAAAAAAGGATGAAGAAAATATCGGAATATATAATTTTAAAGGTATAAAAGAGAATCAAAACTTTTACTTGCAAGATGAGAATCTAGTTGTATATTTTGATTTATATGATATAACTCCATATGCAGCAGGAATACCAGAATTTTCAATAAATAAAGCGTTGATAAGTTCTATGCTAAAACCAGAGTATGTAGATTTATTTGATTTGAAATAG